A genomic region of Maniola hyperantus chromosome 5, iAphHyp1.2, whole genome shotgun sequence contains the following coding sequences:
- the LOC117982071 gene encoding uncharacterized protein isoform X2, whose translation MSPAYLLGFTVLLAVCFVEISCRPSNNEFLEAVKKFRQNRQGLVTDVYNYDGEKFVRNLDEDPTYVIHLSPKASAVSGEKGIAISNPISRVVIRRGEVASIIHSPRATAVAGAGGIAHAEAAVQYIPFYGGGKGQYLEVKKDTKGAILSERVVAEDSISSENILKNNDENLLSKVLAVNLQNLKSLSSNLLRLHNLGRKTGTLGHQERIRFRNQLFSLGEAASNTIKLIDEIGEDVDVLFKRNATLSRQYGENYEEDVGEEGIGIDSIDSDESYDGPIIAEAKPVGLAVIGENGVAASRPMATAVASSGAAVASPVATAIAGIDPSFLNFNLHGVHQKTYKINGKYS comes from the exons ATTCCTTGAGGCTGTGAAGAAATTCCGACAAAATCGCCAAGGATTAGTTACTGATGTATATAATTATGATGGAGAAAAATTTGTTCGAAACCTTGATGAAGATCCTACATACGTGATTCATTTAAGTCCGAAGGCTTCTGCTGTCAGTGGAGAAAAAGGCATTGCTATATCCAATCCAATATCAAGAGTCGTAATTCGTCGTGGTGAAGTAGCTTCTATCATTCACAGTCCAAGGGCCACTGCTGTGGCTGGAGCTGGGGGTATCGCTCATGCGGAA GCTGCAGTCCAATATATACCTTTCTACGGTGGAGGAAAAGGGCAGTATTTGGAAGTTAAGAAAGATACAAAAGGAGCCATTCTTAGCGAAAGAGTAGTAGCAGAAGACAGTATAAGTAGcgaaaatatattgaaaaataacgACGAAAATCTACTTTCCAAAGTACTAGCAGTCAATCTACAAAACTTAAAGTCACTATCTAGTAATCTATTAAGATTACATAATTTAGGACGGAAAACCGGTACATTAGGTCACCAGGAAAGGATTAGATTCAGGAACCAACTGTTTTCACTTGGAGAAGCTGCCTCTAATACGATTAAGTTGATAGATGAAATTGGTGAAGAtgtagatgttttatttaagaGGAACGCTACACTTTCAAGACAATATGGCGAAAACTATGAAGAAGAT GTGGGTGAAGAGGGTATTGGCATCGACTCCATAGATTCTGATGAGTCCTACGACGGTCCCATCATTGCTGAAGCTAAGCCTGTTG ggcTAGCAGTGATCGGCGAAAATGGTGTAGCAGCCTCCCGACCCATGGCTACAGCTGTGGCCAGTTCTGGAGCTGCCGTCGCCAGCCCCGTCGCCACAGCCATAGCCGGCATAGACCCTTCCTTCCTCAACTTTAACTTGCACGGCGTCCACCAAAAGACGTACAAAATTAAcggaaaatattcttag